A portion of the Kazachstania africana CBS 2517 chromosome 2, complete genome genome contains these proteins:
- the MTC5 gene encoding Mtc5p (similar to Saccharomyces cerevisiae YDR128W; ancestral locus Anc_8.288) produces MSSNVGGTEEVSSTFGKSLSLKVDGGFNAVSINPSGRDVVLASRQGLYIIDLDDPFSPPRWLYHATSWQVADVQWSPHPAKPYWVVSTSNQKAIIWNLTKTSSNAIEYVLHGHSRAITDINFSPQHPDILATCSIDTYVHAWDMRSPQRPFYSTSSWKSSAAQVKWNHSDVNIMASSHGDDVFIWDLRNGSTPLFKLSSHESSVNSIDFNRFRSTEIMSSSNDGTVKFWDYSRNVEDSLRTIHTDFPIWRGRYLPFGEGFCVMPTVGGNNSVYMMDLSLEKSEMTACKLQPAYTFKGHTDRVIDFLWRCKHTNSSDIDDREFQLVTWSKDSNLKLWPITENLYEKVHYERNMYLEEKLPSYEYVTYNKEPDKSLNLQNATYQRMRETFVTKAGLKKENDISHINWLSGIRMNDQDSPEDIFEEPKLQNLAEEVSSIGHKFPKIVFEKISLSTGELVLTLNGPWSEENPDDYVFLRVEVVVPSKYPNINHIPVFNIEENSKLSSPQRLSIVQGLKEISKKYTDASMYCLEACLRFLLGEKVDLDEIENDEPLLNFDLVDNIDFDETSSLPDSESSRVLLDSSSDSDDEDYKHEKTARNTFGRNLAFDSTPVPNESGAVWTATGQLLYFSNSESVIEKKHIGTLKLGPKNPSKGAKATINDPCNIYDEGYSIRPKRYVETFSNDEVSSDDGDMTSDDTSSEDSFGSFTDDWNDIVGNDVVVRTRLPEFYGTFAKQFTSVPSDSVKTGDSSRFTKNRIIICDFSQLMPDRKELAVEYQLMDFAPENMCRNNALVAENYGFEELSHCWQILSDLLINQTGNEPHTLAWGKHPMTIQWFFKEAISYYEKRHNLQMLAMLYCIFIATRPKTRLHSPKLSEDDKVESVISFNDHNNFQQSQAELQSHYSTTGQYGADGYEASYRSKVLYSSDAISVKSENSLSNSTVGPNRQPRKRSPFLHHRSSTAAMNTGFASPSIPDIVVELVHDEILDQIQHAAGKFLDDEDDVKLRKYVYQYAKLLFRWQLPLERVKILKVSSQPLYAYYQDQEATGETENGHVTIDSFGEDNKSHTHRSCNYCNLKVKGTAFICGSCQHILHSSCAKEWWTTGGECPAGCGCICPEMYDLE; encoded by the coding sequence TATCGACTTAGATGATCCTTTCTCTCCTCCAAGGTGGCTTTACCATGCCACATCGTGGCAGGTTGCGGATGTTCAATGGTCTCCACATCCAGCTAAGCCTTACTGGGTCGTATCTACATCAAATCAAAAGGCCATTATTTGGAACTTAACAAAAACATCCTCTAATGCTATTGAATATGTTTTACACGGTCACTCGAGGGCAATCACTGATATTAACTTCAGTCCTCAACATCCCGACATTTTGGCAACGTGTTCTATTGATACCTATGTACATGCATGGGACATGAGAAGCCCCCAAAGGCCATTTTATTCTACGAGTTCTTGGAAATCCAGTGCAGCACAAGTTAAATGGAACCACAGCGATGTCAACATAATGGCCTCATCACATGGGGACGACGTTTTCATATGGGATTTAAGAAATGGCTCTACTCCATTATTCAAACTAAGTAGTCATGAAAGCAGTGTTAATAGTATAGATTTTAATAGATTCCGGTCTACTGAGATAATGTCTAGTTCTAATGATGGTACAGTAAAATTCTGGGATTATTCTCGAAATGTTGAAGACTCATTGAGAACGATTCATACAGATTTCCCCATATGGAGAGGTAGATACTTACCGTTTGGAGAAGGATTTTGTGTAATGCCTACTGTAGGAGGTAATAATTCTGTTTATATGATGGATCTAagtcttgaaaaatctgaaaTGACTGCCTGTAAACTACAACCAGCTTACACATTTAAGGGCCATACAGATAGGGTTATAGATTTTTTATGGAGATGCAAACATACTAATAGTAGCGACATTGATGATCGAGAATTTCAATTAGTAACATGGTCAAAAGACTCCAATCTGAAATTATGGCCCATTacagaaaatttatatGAAAAGGTACATTATGAAAGAAACATGtatttagaagaaaaactgCCCAGTTATGAATATGTTACCTATAATAAGGAGCCTGACAAGAGCCTCAATCTTCAGAATGCAACTTATCAAAGAATGAGAGAAACATTTGTCACAAAAGCCGGtttaaagaaagagaatgaTATAAGTCACATTAATTGGCTGTCAGGAATTAGAATGAATGACCAGGATTCTCCAGAAgacatatttgaagaaccaAAGCTTCAGAATTTAGCCGAAGAAGTCAGTTCAATAGGGCATAAGTTTCCAAAGATCGTTTTTGAGAAAATATCCTTGTCAACTGGTGAACTTGTACTTACTTTGAATGGTCCTTGGTCAGAAGAGAATCCCGATGACTATGTATTTTTGAGAGTTGAAGTTGTGGTTCCATCAAAATATCCGAATATAAATCATATTCCAGTTTTCAATATCGAGGAAAATAGTAAGTTGAGCTCACCTCAAAGACTCTCTATTGTTCAAggtttgaaagaaatatcgAAAAAGTACACGGATGCCTCTATGTATTGTTTGGAGGCCTGTTTGCGCTTCCTTCTGGGGGAAAAAGTTGACTTAGATGagatagaaaatgatgaacctcttttaaattttgatcttgTTGATAAcattgattttgatgaaacaTCCTCCCTCCCGGACTCTGAGTCTTCTAGGGTGTTGCtagattcttcttcagattctgatgatgaagattatAAGCATGAAAAAACAGCAAGAAATACGTTTGGGAGAAATTTAGCATTTGATAGTACACCAGTACCTAACGAATCTGGCGCTGTATGGACAGCTACAGGTCAATTGTTgtatttttccaattctgAAAGCGTGATTGAGAAAAAGCATATAGGTACGTTAAAATTGGGTCCCAAGAACCCTTCAAAGGGAGCTAAGGCAACGATAAATGACCCATGCAATATCTATGATGAAGGTTATAGCATTCGGCCTAAAAGATATGTCGAAACATTTTCTAATGATGAAGTCAGTTCTGATGATGGTGATATGACTTCGGATGATACATCTTCTGAAGATAGTTTTGGAAGCTTTACTGATGATTGGAATGACATAGTAGGTAATGACGTAGTCGTCAGGACAAGACTACCGGAATTTTATGGTACATTTGCCAAGCAATTCACGTCTGTCCCTTCCGATAGTGTGAAAACTGGCGACTCATCAAGATTTACTAAAAACAGGATCATAATATGTGATTTCTCTCAATTGATGCCTgatagaaaagaattagCCGTTGAATATCAACTAATGGACTTCGCCCCGGAAAATATGTGCCGTAATAATGCACTTGTGGCGGAAAATTACGGGTTCGAAGAATTGAGTCACTGTTGGCAGATTTTATCAGATCTATTGATAAACCAAACTGGTAATGAACCACATACATTAGCATGGGGTAAGCACCCAATGACTATCCAATGGTTTTTCAAGGAAGCCATCAGTTATTACGAAAAGCGGCACAATCTGCAAATGTTAGCAATGTTATATTGTATTTTCATCGCTACCAGACCCAAAACCCGTTTACACTCTCCAAAGTTAAGTGAAGATGACAAAGTAGAGAGTGTCATAAGTTTCAATGATCACAATAATTTCCAACAGTCACAGGCAGAGTTGCAATCTCATTATTCGACCACTGGTCAATATGGTGCTGATGGTTACGAAGCAAGTTATAGATCAAAAGTCCTGTATTCAAGTGATGCAATTTCAGTCAAGTCTGAAAATTCTCTAAGCAATTCTACAGTGGGTCCAAATCGTCAACCACGGAAGAGATCGCCATTTCTTCACCACAGGTCATCTACCGCTGCCATGAACACCGGCTTTGCTTCCCCTTCTATACCAGACATTGTTGTCGAATTGGTTCAcgatgaaattttggacCAAATACAACACGCAGCTGGAAAGTTTttggatgatgaagatgatgtcAAATTGAGAAAGTACGTGTATCAGTATGCTAAATTGTTATTTAGGTGGCAATTACCGCTTGAGAGAGTCAAAATCCTGAAGGTAAGTTCGCAGCCATTATACGCCTACTATCAAGATCAAGAGGCCACTGGTGAAACAGAAAACGGCCACGTTACAATAGACTCGTTTGGGGAAGATAATAAGTCTCATACACACCGCAGCTGTAACTACTGTAATTTGAAGGTCAAGGGAACAGCGTTCATTTGCGGAAGCTGTCAACATATATTGCATTCTTCTTGCGCTAAAGAGTGGTGGACTACTGGAGGAGAATGTCCTGCAGGTTGTGGCTGCATTTGTCCAGAGATGTATGATCTTGAATAA
- the KAFR0B05590 gene encoding uncharacterized protein (similar to Saccharomyces cerevisiae ERG27 (YLR100W); ancestral locus Anc_8.289) has product MCVTFFLFSLNKFQCTNFFENIHLYSNLGLNIAYRVLENHKDNSKITFVLSSRTEARFKGAAKLIETYANSLNPPRTIQCNPLILDLTDMQSILGATQQLRHDYDHINYLFVNAAQGVCDGINWFKAAKEFVVNPVKAVTDPGYRIENKGLKSKDEMGYLFQANVFGPHYLIYKVLKLLALGRATIVWVSSIRSKPASLAMDDLELLRSESPYESSKRLIDVLQLATYKELKNLDIYQYVVQPGIFISQATAKHLNWFTYYGMLLMFYIARVLGSYWHNIDGYRAANAPVYVTTFLDRDFERQDIKYGSATYSDGVEYIKPQEIDPEGKMEVYEFFKDKRSEWDRKLNC; this is encoded by the coding sequence ATGTGTgttactttttttcttttttcgttaaataaatttcaatgtactaacttctttgaaaatatccatTTATACAGTAATCTAGGTCTAAATATTGCCTATAGAGTCTTAGAAAATCACAAAGATAACTCAAAAATTACTTTCGTCTTATCTTCAAGGACTGAAGCTCGTTTTAAAGGAGCGGCGAAATTGATAGAAACATATGCAAACTCATTAAATCCCCCCAGGACAATACAATGTAACCCACTAATTTTGGATCTCACAGATATGCAAAGCATACTGGGTGCCACACAACAGTTGAGACATGACTACGATCATATCAATTATTTGTTTGTTAATGCAGCTCAAGGTGTCTGTGACGGAATCAATTGGTTTAAAGCTGCTAAAGAATTTGTAGTTAATCCAGTGAAAGCCGTTACTGATCCAGGATACAggattgaaaataaaggcCTAAAAtctaaagatgaaatggGATACTTATTTCAGGCAAATGTTTTTGGTCCTCATTATCTAATTTACAAAGTGTTAAAGTTACTCGCCCTTGGGAGGGCCACGATTGTATGGGTCTCAAGTATTAGATCAAAGCCTGCATCGTTGGCAATGGATGACCTAGAGCTGTTGAGATCTGAATCACCTTATGAGAGCTCAAAACGATTGATAGATGTTCTACAACTAGCAACTtataaagaattgaaaaatctggaTATATACCAGTATGTTGTACAGCCTGGTATCTTTATTAGCCAGGCAACAGCTAAGCACTTGAATTGGTTCACATACTATGGTATGTTATTAATGTTCTATATTGCTAGAGTGTTAGGATCTTATTGGCATAATATCGACGGTTACAGAGCAGCCAATGCTCCTGTTTATGTTACTACATTTTTAGATCGAGACTTCGAGCGCCAGGACATAAAATATGGCTCCGCTACCTACTCTGATGGGGTAGAATATATTAAACCGCAGGAGATAGATCCGGAAGGTAAGATGGAGGTTTACGAATTCTTTAAAGATAAAAGATCAGAATGGGACAGAAAGTTAAATTGTTAG
- the FIN1 gene encoding Fin1p (similar to Saccharomyces cerevisiae FIN1 (YDR130C); ancestral locus Anc_8.297) has protein sequence MVHTEMNETSSNVFKRLQISPSKNSRIKKPAMRLSPKKITTSAVPQYTPMKISSPECLKRYTRSLDRTGTINVAPKTVHLSPVRTHASLRSSHGVTIVSPIRANLQDQYSKDELKEEVKGSNLLTKLKDEFSGEPHGNEATYHAPLPQNSDSNTRSSASQPKKAVKFALSNENSTEEDLRSLIEQMKDNQLTLEKKLDSLTSEFLQYRHVLEEKVDRLLDENRQNESIKNNRN, from the coding sequence ATGGTCCATACAGAGATGAATGAAACATCCTCGAATGTTTTCAAAAGGTTACAAATATCACCTTCCAAGAATAGTAGGATCAAAAAGCCTGCCATGAGATTGTCTCCTAAAAAGATCACAACGTCAGCCGTTCCTCAGTATACGCCTATGAAAATTAGCTCTCCAGAATGCCTTAAAAGATACACCAGGAGCTTGGACAGAACAGGTACGATAAACGTTGCACCAAAAACTGTTCACCTATCACCTGTAAGGACGCATGCAAGTTTAAGGTCGTCACACGGTGTGACGATAGTTTCTCCTATCAGGGCAAATCTTCAGGATCAATATTCAAAGGATGAGctcaaagaagaagtcaAGGGCAGCAATTTATTGACTAAGTTAaaagatgaattttctGGAGAGCCCCATGGAAATGAAGCTACGTATCATGCTCCTCTTCCTCAAAATTCTGATTCTAATACGAGAAGTAGCGCTAGTCAACCCAAAAAAGCGGTGAAATTTGCACTTTCCAATGAGAATTCAACGGAAGAAGATTTGAGAAGTTTGATAGAGCAAATGAAAGATAATCAATTGACATTAGAGAAAAAGCTAGACTCCCTTACCAGCGAGTTTTTACAATACCGTCACGTTCTGGAAGAAAAAGTGGACCGTTTGTTGGATGAAAATCGACAAAATGAATCTATTAAGAATAATCGAAATTGA
- the KAFR0B05610 gene encoding uncharacterized protein (similar to Saccharomyces cerevisiae YDR131C; ancestral locus Anc_8.298), with product MLSKVPPEIFRRITCLISQEDKVALTYVSKKVYNLTLPSLYENLFLNERYYFPSDLDNSLGTHIWSVLYFPFIEEVDPEAIVPRHVKLANDKFRLLLRSLNEGRERLCHLIKRVHCTWHLNERTMALFIYLLNKYAPNLIVFENFIRNEITMKLLDKASTLETLNISPPNILPKEPADEKYFTKMRNIIQLYNFDNIQDLTIHVNARSFFRNIGTPMRIKSLSLNLRTDTYDSEGLDNLAPYSQIFDIASLEELEILSWYNSDDSDLDLYEMWGLNEFWEFNNIKILSLFSLFANNDFLRGCIKHFECLSRFKIDFMFDTSIDRSVFDLMARSPCADNLEYIDVKFEELSEPLLSIEQDEISKFHVNTNCQCDTCTETVNEIILQKYFPNEESFLIKDFHDVESRNFILQMFKLYPILPYSHFFDLYPSIGYYSKTLESHVDFINELLRKRNDVIGTSSTQLMVSDVIRVYHAYMHSMRKSFDYFLQRFPKLTYLTLNELPTKVIQFDEVQRCNIPIFYTRDYKSNQVYELVNDESLFD from the coding sequence ATGTTAAGCAAGGTCCCACCAGAAATTTTTAGGAGAATAACATGTCTCATATCTCAGGAGGACAAAGTTGCGCTGACATATGTGTCGAAAAAGGTCTACAACTTAACGCTTCCATCTCTATATGAAAACCTATTTTTGAACGAGAGGTATTACTTTCCAAGCGATCTAGACAATTCTTTAGGAACACACATATGGTCCGTACTTTATTTTCCCTTCATTGAAGAGGTTGATCCAGAAGCGATTGTGCCAAGACATGTCAAATTGgcaaatgataaatttcgTCTTTTGCTTAGGTCTTTGAATGAAGGGAGGGAACGTTTATGCCATTTGATTAAAAGAGTGCATTGTACCTGGCATTTGAATGAGAGGACAATGGCACTTTTCATCTATCTGTTAAATAAATATGCGCCAAATTTGATAGTCTTCGAGAATTTTATAAGGAATGAGATAACGATGAAGTTATTAGACAAGGCTTCTACTTTGGAAACTTTGAATATTAGTCCCCCAAATATCCTACCGAAGGAGCCCGCAGATGAGAAgtattttacaaaaatgagaaatatcattcaattgtaTAACTTTGATAATATACAAGATCTGACCATTCACGTCAATGCCAGGAGTTTTTTTAGGAACATAGGGACTCCTATGAGAATAAaatctctttctttaaatCTAAGAACTGACACGTACGATAGCGAAGGATTAGATAACTTGGCACCTTATtcccaaatatttgatatcGCTTCGCTGGAAGAACTTGAGATTTTGTCATGGTACAATTCAGATGATTCTGATTTGGACTTGTATGAGATGTGGGGCTTGAATGAGTTCTGGGAATTCAATAACATAAAGATCCTGTCACTATTCTCTCTTTTTGCTAATAACGATTTCTTGCGTGGTTGCATCAAGCATTTCGAGTGTTTGTCAAGATTTAAGATAGATTTCATGTTTGATACATCAATTGACAGGTCGgtatttgatttgatggCCAGATCGCCTTGTGCTGACAATTTAGAATATATTGACGTCAAGTTCGAGGAGCTAAGTGAGCCGTTGCTGTCAATTGAACAAGATGAAATCTCCAAATTTCATGTAAACACTAATTGTCAATGTGATACTTGTACCGAAACagttaatgaaattatacttcaaaaatatttcccTAACGAGGAGTCATTTTTAATCAAGGACTTTCATGATGTCgaatcaagaaattttatcttaCAAATGTTTAAGCTTTACCCAATATTGCCCTACTCACATTTCTTCGACCTATACCCTTCAATAGGCTACTATTCGAAAACTTTAGAAAGTCATGTAGattttattaatgaattaCTAAGGAAGAGGAACGATGTAATAGGAACGTCATCTACACAACTAATGGTCAGCGACGTCATCAGAGTGTATCATGCATATATGCATTCAATGCGAAAGTCTTttgattattttcttcaacgGTTCCCCAAGCTTACGTACCTAacattgaatgaattacCGACCAAAGTAATTCAATTCGATGAAGTACAAAGATGCAacattccaattttttacACTCGTGACTACAAGAGTAACCAAGTATATGAGTTGGTCAATGATGAATCACTTTTTGATTAG